The genomic window TACGACCCGTCTCCTTTTAACAGCCGGTATTCTATCCTCCCGTCGCCTCCGCTCTGGAGTTTCCGGATGAGTTCCAACACCTTTTCCCGATCGTCCGGATGGATGAGCTGAAGCAGGGAGTTTCTCGTCTTGTACAGATCCTCTGGTTTATGCCCTGCCAGCTTTTCAATCCCGTCGCTGATATATTTTAGCGACCCGTCAAACAGGGAAATGTATACGGTCTCCGGGACGGTATTCATGACCCGGTAAAAGAGCCCCTCCAAAAAAGCATTCGGCTCCTTCTTGCCTGATTCACGATGACCCTCGTTATAAACGAGGAATTGCAGGGTACAGCAAAAAGCCAGCGCTATAAGGCCAAAGATGATCCCGTTCAGTTTAAAGATGCGCACCATGGCGCAATTCAGAGCAATCAACGTGCCGATAGCGCAGTACGGGTATCTAACGATTACGTTCTTCAAGGTCATTTTTTTCTCCTGGGTCCGGTGGAATTCAAGCGATCTCTAAAAAATTGATTCAGGAAGTCTTCATCACAGCCTCTTTTTTTCCATTGGACCGGTGAAGTTCCTCCAGGAGTTTTTTCAGATCTTCACCCTCGATAACCTCCTCCTCCATAAGGGTCTTTGCCATACCTTGCAAGATTTCCTTCTTTTCCTGCAACAATGCTTTTACCCGATGAAACGACTCGTCCATAATCCGCTTAATCTCCAGATCGATTTCCCGCGCCGTTTCCTCGCTGTATTCCTTGCTCGCTGCAAACCCGCCGCCCAGAAAGAGCGGCCGGTTGCCCTGCTCGAAGGTCACCAGGCCCATCTTTTCGCTCATGCCATATTCCTTGACCATCATTTTGGCAATTTCCGTTGCCTTTTCCAGATCATTCTGGGCGCCGGTTGATATTTCGTTAAATACAATATCCTCTGCAATCCGCCCTCCCAGCAATATTGCTATCCGGTCAAGAAGCTCCGCGCGGGTCATGAGATACCGGTCTTCCGTAGGTTTTTGCAGGGTGTATCCCAGCGCCCCGATACCACGGGGTATCATGGATATCTTGCGGACGGGGTCGGCATGCGGCACAGAGCATGCAACCAGGGCATGGCCTGATTCATGGTGGGCAACGATCTCCTTCTCCTTCTTGTTCATCAGGCGCTTCTTTTTTTCGAGACCGGCCATAATGCGGTCAATCGCCTCTTCAAACTCCGGCATGCTCACGGCCGTCTTGTTTCTTCGCGCCGCAAGCAGGGCTGCCTCGTTAACGAGATTTGCCAGGTCTGCGCCGACAAATCCCGGCGTCATCGCCGCAACCGAATGCAGATCAATCTCTTTTTCCAACTTCACGTCTTTTACGTGCACCTTCAGAATTGCCTCACGACCATGAAGATCGGGACGATCCACAACCACCTGCCGATCAAACCGTCCGGGCCTTAAAAGGGCGGAGTCCAGCATCTCCGGTCGGTTGGTGGCGCCCATAATAATTACCCCCTTATTGGAGTCAAAGCCGTCCATCTCCACCAGCAACTGGTTTAACGTCTGCTCGCGTTCATCGTGCCCGCCCATGGGATTTGCGCCGCGCGCCTTGCCAAGGGCATCCAGTTCATCGATAAAGATGATGCAGGGCGCCTTCTGGTCTGCCTGGTTAAACAAATCCCTCACCCGCGCAGCGCCCACGCCGACAAACATTTCGACGAATTCCGACCCGCTCATATTGAAAAACGGCACCCCGGCCTCGCCCGCCACGGCCTTTGCCAGAAGCGTCTTTCCCGTTCCGGGAGCGCCCACGAGCAGAACGCCCTTGGGTATTTTGCCGCCCAGGGCGCGGAATTTTTCCGGCGTCTTCAGAAATTCAATAATCTCCTGCAGTTCTTCCTTGGCCTCATCGATGCCCGCCACGTCGTCAAAGGTTACATTCAGGTCTTCCTGGGCATAGAGGCGGCCTTTGCTCTTGCCAAACGTCATAATGCTGCTGGCGGGGCCAAATCGTTTAAATACAAAGCGCCAGATAAGAAACAGGATCAGCAGCGGCATGACCCAGGAGAAAAAGAACGTCCTTAGCCACGGGCTCTCATAGTGTCCTGCATATCTTACCCCCATGGATTCCAGGTCTTTCACCAGGTCAGGGTCCTCAACGCGCGCGGTGACAAAGATGGCATTTTTTGTGGTGCCGCGTTCCATCTCGCGCAGTTTGCCGCGAATTACCATATGGGAAATATGGCATTCGACGACGTTTCCATCTTTCACCTGTTTTTTAAACTCACTGTACGTGATATCCCGTACTCCGGGGTTCATTAAATACATCTGGAGCAGGATAAAGAAACCAAAGGCGATAACAATATGCCAGACAGAAAACTTCTTTGGCATCTTAATCTGTATCTTTTTAAAATCTTTGAACATATACACTCCTTGGAATGAAGCCACACCGTGCAAATAGTCAGTATCTTATAGTATTACTGTATAAAAACTTCTTTTTTTGTAAGTTTTTTCACAAACCCCTTTCAGAAGGTGCCGTTTTTTATGAGTGAAAGATTGCTTCGCTTCACTCGCAATGACAACGTGCCGTGTGCCGTCAAAGTGCATGGTCGCTGTCATTGCGAGGGCCTTTTCCGAAGCAATCTCCCCGTTTTCATAAAGGAAATTTGGTTGCGGCTGCGCCGCGCTATAATATTACCGTATAAAAGCTTTCTTTTTTTGCAAGTTTTCTCGCAACCCTATTTATCCCTTGTCAGAAGGTACTGTTTATTTATAAGAGAAGGATTGCTTCGCTTCACTCGCAATGACAACATGCCGTGTGCCATCAAAGTGCATGGTCGCTGTCATTGCGAGGGGCCTTTTTCGAAGCAATCTCCCCGCTTTCATAAAGGAAATTTGGTTGCGGCTGTGCTGCGCTATGAGATAGTTATACCAGAATCTTTGTGTAATTCATAACCTATTTTAGCAGAAAGGGCTAAAACACTCAAAAAAACTTTGGCATGCCGGGAAATTTTTATCGATAACCACTTCTGCGCATCCCGTTAACAAAGAATTGTGGTAACAAGGTGGCCTTTTGAAAAATCCCGAAGGGATGTCATGATTATAGAAAAAAACTTTTTTTGCAAGTTTTTTCGCAACCCTATTTATCCCTTACCAGAAGGCACTGTTTATTAATAATGTAGAAAACCACGTCCTGTGGGCGTGGTCAGAGAACAACGGCTATGCCAGTAATCCCCTTCGATAAGTATGACGGAACTGGTTTTCGCCATGCCGGTATTTTCCCAAAGAGATGTTCAATTTTGAGTATAAAACATTGAAAATACAAATAGGCTTACCGCTCATATCTCAAAGAAGCATTTTGGTTGCATGAAAACGAATCGCAGTTAGTTCTACACACCACGGGAATTACTTACAGTTTGCGTAATGAGTACAAATGGCAAACTTATCCCCTTTTAGGGGTTAACCCAAAGCCACCTGCTCCGCGGGTGGCTTCTTTACTTATAAGAGAAGGATTGCTTCGCTTCACTCGCAATGACAACGTGCCGTGTGCCATCAAAGTGCATGGTCGCTGTCATTGCGAGGGCCTTTTCCGAAGCAATCTCCCCGTTTTCATAAAGGAAATTTGGTTGCGGCTGCGCTGGGCTATAATCATGGCATCCCTTCGGGATTACAGCATAGGTGACACATTCGTTTTTTGAAAAAGGAGGTGCGAAGCATTTGCCAGCTTGGGGTGTGAACACCTGTATGCCAATTTATGGCAAATGCTTAGCCCCTACACCGCGCGGTAACAACGTTATTATGGTAATTTTTCAAAAAACGAACGTATCACACCTTTCTTTTTTGGTAACAGTTCACCCCCTGGTGTGAAAGAAACAAATTCATCGGGGCATTTTTAAGAGATAGGCTGCGTAGAGTAATTCGAAAGAATTAAGCAGCCAGATGAGTGTGGTCAGGGAGGTGTTGTAGAAGCAAGGATGGCATGGAGAGATGGTGTCGGTGGGCGTGGATAGATTGACGGAAGAAGTCAAGGGTGTTTCTACGCTGCATCCGGCAGGATTGCCAAACGGTAAGCAACCGCGCCCGAAGAATTTGTCCCTTGTCGCTGCGGGTACACTAGTGTGCAGACATATTAATAACGAAACATATAAATGCTGTTTTGCGGCGCGATATAGCTAAAATTGTCCACAATATATAATTTGTAATTAATATGTCTACACACTAGTGACGAGGAAAAAAGACTTCTTAATAACTCTCCGCAATGGTTAAGAGAAATTGTCACCTTTGACCTGCATACCGGCCATCGTCAAGATGCGCTGCTTTCACGTCAATGGAGCCGGGTTGATTTGTTCCGCAAAATCATCATCATACAAGAAACGAAAAGCGGCAAACCCCGTACGGTTCCGTTGAATCAAATTGCCCTGGGTGTTTTAGCAGAAAAGGCTAAAGTAAGGCATATGAAAAGTGACCTTGTTTTCCTGAGTAGAGCATCAACCAAGATTGCCCGACATAATCTGAGAAGGGCTTTTAATACTGCTTTAGATAAGTCGGGAATTCAGGATTTCCATTTCCACGACATACGGCATGCCTTTGCAACACGTTTAGCGCAACGGGGCGGTGATATTTACAAAGTCTCAAAACTGCTGGGACATGCTCATATTTCCATGAGCACAAGGTATGCTCACCTTTGCCCGGAATCCTTGAGGGACGGCGTGAATATTTTAGAGAATTTGGGTCACGATTTGGTCATGGTAGAGGGAAACCGAATGTGTCAACTGCCTGAAAACCCTTGATTTGTATGGTGGGCGCTAGTGGATTCGAACCACTGATCCCTTGCGTGTGAAGCAAGTGCTCTAGCCGCTGAGCCAAGCGCCCGGATTAGGAGCTATTTTTCTCTGATTATTCTATGAAAAATTCAATCTCATTTCCATACTAAAAAAAGAGTACAGGGGAAATCTCCTTCAACAAACCAAGCAAGTACAGTAACTTCCTATACAATCCAGCGCAAAAACCTCGTCACCGGTGAGTCAAAAACCCTTTTACCAACCGGGGTAGAGAGCCGATCCACGCCTGAGGCCCCAAAGTATGTATCAGGAGTTTGTGATTATACAATGAATCCTTAAACCACTGACCCCTTTTTGCTTCACGGCTTCCACCAGATGGAACCTCCTGATGAATTACGATAGCATCGCCCCGGTACTGCCCATAGTAGCCTTCTTTTGCCAGTCTTAATCCAAAATCTGCTTCAAAATAGTATGCATTGCCCGTAAAACCGCTATGAAAACCACCGATTTTTAAAAATGATTCCCGCCTTACAGCCATATTGCATCCGCGTGGAGAATTTATTTTGCAGATACCTGGCTGATTAAAATTTCCCAAAATTACCCCAAATTTATTGGCCCAACCAACGATACGACCATTCAATTTTTTATCACTTCCTACAAATAATCCAAAAAACCATTCTGTCATAATTCGAAACCACTCTGAGAATGCAGATCTTCCCTTCGTTAAACGAACTTCCCGTCCGGAAGTATATACCAAATCAGGCTGTTCATCAAAAGCCCTGATATGCGCCTCCAGCCATCCAAAGCAAGGCACGGCATCATCATCTAAAATTACGATAATATCTGCCTGAGAACTTGTAATGCAATGATTCAATGTACCGGTAGTGCTGGGATGTGGTAATACCTCAATCCGTAAATATGGATCACTCTTTAATTGGGCCTGAAAATCCTGATCGGATACATTCCCTTGTAACCCTACGCAGACTTTAAGAGTGGGATATAACACCCTAATCTGTTTTAAGGTATCCTGAAGGGTATTTAATCGATTGTAGCTTGGAATAACCAGTTCAACGATCAGGTTCGACTTTGACAAGACAAAACTCCCTTGAGGGGCAAAATTTCCTGCTTCTTAAAACTTACTTCTCATAGAATTCACAAATTTTTTAGGAAGGATATCTTTAAGAATCTTTTTTAAAAACGTATCGGTCAGCAACAGCATATAATAGATATCAATTTTTATACTCTTTGAATACGTTCTTGCTATCGACCAATGATCCTTCACCCTTCTCAAACAACCTGAATCTGATAGTCCCCCTGCTAAAATTGAGGATACAACTATACCGGTATTGTAAAATCTAAAGTTATTTATATATGCGCTATAGATAAACTCATAATCAGCATTCATGGTATTTTTTCTATTAAATTTATACCGTTTCATAAGCGATGCCTTAACGAACAAACTCTGATGGCAGAAAACCATGCCTTTCCAAAGATTTTGTATTGGAAGGGCTTTCTGTATCTTTGAAAAATTTTGATCGTAGTTAATCTGGTGATGTCCGTAAATAAAATCAGCGTGTAGATCGCATTCCTTAAAAACCTTTTCAATAGTATTGCTTTCATAAAATTTATCACCGGCATTCATGAAATTGATCCATTCACCTTTAGCCAGGTCAATTCCTTTATTCATGGCATCATATATGCCATTATCGGGCTCGCTTAGCCAATAATCAATTTGATCCTCATACTTTTTAATTATATCCAATGTTCCATCTGTAGAATTGCCATCAATAATAATATATTCAATTTTATTATACCTTTGGTTCAAAACACTAAGAATCGTTTGTTCGAGATGTTTTTTCCCATTATAAACTACCGTAATAACACTAATCTGTGGCTCTTTCGGTTCTGATATTTTTCTAGTCTTTTGATGAATATAAATTCCGT from Candidatus Brocadia sp. includes these protein-coding regions:
- the ftsH gene encoding ATP-dependent zinc metalloprotease FtsH, with translation MFKDFKKIQIKMPKKFSVWHIVIAFGFFILLQMYLMNPGVRDITYSEFKKQVKDGNVVECHISHMVIRGKLREMERGTTKNAIFVTARVEDPDLVKDLESMGVRYAGHYESPWLRTFFFSWVMPLLILFLIWRFVFKRFGPASSIMTFGKSKGRLYAQEDLNVTFDDVAGIDEAKEELQEIIEFLKTPEKFRALGGKIPKGVLLVGAPGTGKTLLAKAVAGEAGVPFFNMSGSEFVEMFVGVGAARVRDLFNQADQKAPCIIFIDELDALGKARGANPMGGHDEREQTLNQLLVEMDGFDSNKGVIIMGATNRPEMLDSALLRPGRFDRQVVVDRPDLHGREAILKVHVKDVKLEKEIDLHSVAAMTPGFVGADLANLVNEAALLAARRNKTAVSMPEFEEAIDRIMAGLEKKKRLMNKKEKEIVAHHESGHALVACSVPHADPVRKISMIPRGIGALGYTLQKPTEDRYLMTRAELLDRIAILLGGRIAEDIVFNEISTGAQNDLEKATEIAKMMVKEYGMSEKMGLVTFEQGNRPLFLGGGFAASKEYSEETAREIDLEIKRIMDESFHRVKALLQEKKEILQGMAKTLMEEEVIEGEDLKKLLEELHRSNGKKEAVMKTS
- a CDS encoding glycosyltransferase, which encodes MSKSNLIVELVIPSYNRLNTLQDTLKQIRVLYPTLKVCVGLQGNVSDQDFQAQLKSDPYLRIEVLPHPSTTGTLNHCITSSQADIIVILDDDAVPCFGWLEAHIRAFDEQPDLVYTSGREVRLTKGRSAFSEWFRIMTEWFFGLFVGSDKKLNGRIVGWANKFGVILGNFNQPGICKINSPRGCNMAVRRESFLKIGGFHSGFTGNAYYFEADFGLRLAKEGYYGQYRGDAIVIHQEVPSGGSREAKRGQWFKDSLYNHKLLIHTLGPQAWIGSLPRLVKGFLTHR
- a CDS encoding glycosyltransferase; this encodes MEDGIYIHQKTRKISEPKEPQISVITVVYNGKKHLEQTILSVLNQRYNKIEYIIIDGNSTDGTLDIIKKYEDQIDYWLSEPDNGIYDAMNKGIDLAKGEWINFMNAGDKFYESNTIEKVFKECDLHADFIYGHHQINYDQNFSKIQKALPIQNLWKGMVFCHQSLFVKASLMKRYKFNRKNTMNADYEFIYSAYINNFRFYNTGIVVSSILAGGLSDSGCLRRVKDHWSIARTYSKSIKIDIYYMLLLTDTFLKKILKDILPKKFVNSMRSKF